A stretch of Deltaproteobacteria bacterium CG11_big_fil_rev_8_21_14_0_20_49_13 DNA encodes these proteins:
- a CDS encoding RNA-binding protein, translated as MANLKKLVEDIAQALVDNPDQVVVSEIEGEQTTVFELKVSKEDLGKIIGKEGRTARSLRTIIGAASAKLKKRSVLEIIEPPRE; from the coding sequence ATGGCTAACCTGAAGAAACTCGTAGAAGACATCGCGCAGGCGCTCGTTGACAATCCGGACCAGGTCGTAGTGTCCGAGATCGAAGGCGAACAGACGACAGTGTTCGAGCTCAAGGTCAGCAAAGAAGACCTTGGGAAGATCATCGGAAAAGAAGGCAGAACAGCCCGCTCTCTCCGTACGATCATCGGCGCCGCATCGGCAAAGCTGAAAAAGCGCTCGGTCCTTGAAATTATCGAGCCCCCACGTGAATGA
- a CDS encoding tRNA (guanosine(37)-N1)-methyltransferase TrmD, which translates to MRIDILTIFPSMLEGVFAASILKRARDSGKVAVVIHDIRASAKDAHHTVDDTPYGGGAGMVMKADVLADALSEVPRIEGRSEVILMAAQGEKFEQKVAHDLALLDQMILICGRYEGVDERFIELFVDREISVGDFIVTGGEIPAMAVSDAVVRLLPGVLGNAESLASETFANGLLEYPQYTRPPEYKGLKVPEVLLSGNHKEIDKWRLEESLRRTKERRPDLLKK; encoded by the coding sequence ATGAGAATTGACATATTGACCATTTTCCCCTCTATGCTCGAAGGCGTTTTTGCCGCAAGCATATTAAAAAGGGCTCGCGACTCGGGGAAGGTGGCGGTCGTCATCCACGATATCAGGGCATCCGCTAAAGATGCTCACCATACCGTAGATGACACGCCGTACGGCGGAGGCGCCGGGATGGTGATGAAGGCCGATGTTCTGGCCGACGCGCTCTCTGAGGTGCCAAGGATAGAAGGTCGCAGCGAAGTGATACTGATGGCGGCACAGGGCGAGAAGTTCGAACAAAAGGTCGCCCATGATCTGGCTCTGCTGGATCAGATGATCCTTATATGCGGCCGCTACGAAGGCGTCGATGAAAGGTTCATTGAACTGTTCGTTGATAGGGAGATTTCGGTGGGCGATTTTATCGTCACCGGCGGAGAGATACCGGCAATGGCGGTTAGCGACGCGGTGGTCAGGTTGTTGCCCGGAGTGCTCGGAAACGCCGAATCGCTTGCAAGTGAAACGTTCGCTAACGGACTTTTGGAGTACCCGCAGTATACGAGGCCTCCCGAGTATAAAGGTTTGAAGGTACCGGAAGTTCTGCTTTCGGGTAACCATAAGGAAATAGACAAGTGGCGCCTTGAAGAATCGCTTCGGCGCACAAAAGAACGCAGGCCGGACCTGCTTAAAAAGTAA
- a CDS encoding 50S ribosomal protein L19, with amino-acid sequence MNIMTEINKRQLKKGVPHFRAGDTVCVMSRVKEGEKERVQAFEGVVISRKGSSINESFTVRKVSYGVGVERVFLVNSPMIERIDIKQKGAVRRAKLYYIRELSGRAARIEEKKYVAGDEETVETEEPVKAATETAVTQ; translated from the coding sequence ATGAACATAATGACAGAGATCAACAAGCGCCAGTTGAAAAAAGGCGTTCCTCACTTCAGGGCGGGCGATACCGTCTGCGTCATGAGCAGGGTGAAAGAAGGCGAAAAAGAGCGCGTTCAGGCGTTCGAGGGCGTCGTTATTTCCCGTAAAGGCAGCTCCATAAACGAGAGCTTTACGGTGAGAAAGGTGTCTTACGGTGTTGGAGTTGAGCGCGTGTTCCTGGTGAACTCACCCATGATCGAGCGTATCGATATCAAGCAAAAGGGTGCCGTGAGACGCGCCAAGCTCTATTACATTCGTGAGCTCTCCGGCCGTGCCGCACGCATCGAAGAGAAAAAATATGTCGCCGGCGATGAGGAAACGGTGGAGACCGAAGAGCCGGTAAAGGCAGCAACAGAAACAGCAGTTACTCAGTAA
- a CDS encoding beta-N-acetylhexosaminidase — MHIREKTGSLFVVGFDGVKMPDELEALIKERHIGGVIIFKRNVRSRSQIKELLSSIRECAGKRPFIISVDHEGGRVFRLPEPFTNVGPMADVKAPVDAYHIGTLMAGELKDVGFNVNFAPVLDINTNIKNPVIGDRAFSNDPRVVAKLGSELIRGLQENGVVACGKHFPGHGDTSLDSHFDFPTLPHTLGRLEAIELVPFKAAIGAGLRSIMTAHVVYEGIDKEYPATLSPTIINKLLRHELGYKGVVFSDDLQMSAIAKKWPLPEACIKTLQAGCDICLICNDPSAQKTAVEDVIKAVETGRLHESVITHAYRRLSLLF, encoded by the coding sequence ATGCATATAAGAGAAAAGACAGGCTCGCTTTTCGTGGTAGGTTTTGACGGCGTTAAAATGCCCGACGAGCTCGAAGCTCTCATTAAAGAGCGGCATATAGGCGGAGTTATCATCTTTAAGAGGAACGTAAGGTCCAGGAGCCAGATCAAAGAGCTTTTATCTTCGATACGCGAATGCGCCGGCAAACGTCCGTTCATAATATCCGTCGACCACGAAGGCGGCCGAGTATTCAGGCTCCCCGAACCGTTCACGAACGTGGGCCCCATGGCCGACGTGAAAGCGCCGGTAGACGCATACCACATTGGCACCCTCATGGCCGGCGAGCTCAAAGATGTAGGCTTTAACGTTAATTTTGCGCCGGTCCTCGACATCAACACCAACATTAAGAATCCCGTGATAGGCGACCGCGCCTTTTCGAACGATCCGCGCGTGGTGGCAAAACTCGGCTCGGAGCTGATACGCGGGCTTCAGGAAAACGGCGTTGTCGCCTGCGGCAAACATTTCCCCGGGCACGGCGACACCTCGCTTGACTCGCACTTTGACTTCCCCACCCTTCCGCACACGCTCGGGCGACTTGAGGCCATCGAACTTGTTCCCTTTAAAGCGGCGATAGGCGCCGGTCTTAGATCGATAATGACCGCTCACGTCGTTTACGAAGGAATAGACAAAGAATATCCGGCCACACTTTCACCAACCATAATAAATAAACTTCTGCGTCACGAGCTTGGATATAAAGGGGTGGTCTTTTCCGACGACCTTCAGATGAGCGCCATCGCCAAAAAGTGGCCCCTCCCTGAAGCGTGCATAAAGACGCTTCAGGCCGGATGTGACATCTGCCTCATCTGTAATGACCCCTCTGCTCAGAAAACGGCCGTCGAAGATGTCATTAAAGCGGTCGAAACCGGACGCCTCCATGAAAGTGTCATCACCCACGCCTATCGCAGGCTGTCTCTCCTATTTTAG